The Clarias gariepinus isolate MV-2021 ecotype Netherlands chromosome 26, CGAR_prim_01v2, whole genome shotgun sequence sequence GTGGCTTAGACTCGGACCTCCATATCACACTTAAAAGCATTTggcatgaattaaaaaaaaaaaaaaacttccttacAGCCTCTTTCAAACCTTCAACTCTTGTTTTCATTCCATGTGCGCTTATAAGAGTTGTTCTTTCAAAATGGCAAACACAGGTAAATGAATATATTTGTTCAATCCTGACCAACTTCATTTGGATTTTGGGCCACAAGCTCTgcgtaaaataaaaaacacccctGCATGcaaccacagacacacaaacagtcTCCCTCTCTCCATTTTGTAAGCAACACTTTCACTACATCATCAGGTTGGGCTTCAGACAATCTGCAAAGAAAAACATAGGACAGCATTTTAAGAATGCACAGTTTAGAAAACAGGAAAAAGCCAACCTCAACAACCTCAATGAACTAATAACAGTGCGCTGTATAATCATTCATGTGGCCCCTCTACATGGCATTGGCTGCATTTGCATTGTGCAGCCTGATAAACTGGTTTCTATCCAACTAaatgaggtgtttttttttaatgggctGTTAAACCAAAGAATAATAGACATGAAAAACTTTGTGTCTGTAAACTTTCACTGTATAAAAATCAACCAATTCATTCTGTACGTGAGTCACAATCCACTCCATTAATGCAGTTGAATCTGTTTAAATGAATCCTGAGATTAATTTAAACAGGATGTAAATCAACTTCAATTAAGCTACACATTTAATATTTGCCAGAAACTCATAAAGGATGTGtcaatctttttcttcttcacattTTCACACAGGCACAGGGTCTGCCTACTTTAACCAAACTGTTTcggttaattcaattcaattttatttgtatagcgcttttaactattgacattgtcgcaaagcagctttacatactcagaagaattatttaagtttgtatgaaatgcgaatgtgtatgaatcaaaatgataagattgtcccagatgagcaagccgaggatgatggcgacagtggcaaggaaaaactccctgagatcccaaaaaggaaccagactcaacagggaacccatcctcattcgggtgataacggataacagggcttgatctgcagtcatactgtgtgttaggaggcttaGTTAAAAGGATATTAATCTGGGTGGTCAAACAGGCGTGCGTTCTCATGCTTCCAATATGTGGCGGTATCAAGTTGCGTGCTTCTTACTCATTTTGTCTTGGACTTGTCTCATGAGCCCCTATTTGCCGTCAGATCATGTCATTGGCAATATGGTTTTTGGAGAGAAATGCCCATTGTTAGTGATGTAGTGAGCACTAGGACAATAATTAAAGCATTCTGCCATCATAATTCCTGAAAATGGTTGAGATAATGCTAGCAGTCCCAATAGGTGTGACTTCCCTCGACAACAAAATGGCAATGCAAAAGGACTTTAACCATCAGACAATTGTGGCTCTATTTTCCACAATTTCCAGATCTACTGGCAGTTCACTCAGCTTTCGATGCCTTAATTTTCTTTATGGCCCTGTTGACTTTGTTGGTGGACAATTGTTTCAGAGATTGGGACTCCATCGATTGCGGATTCAGACTGGTGAATGTGGAAATTTAGCATTTGAAATTTCACAATTGCTCTGAAGCCCCAGACCATGTTcgtctctgaggacttgtgactgcagtcacttgataattcaggactggagtttcctaccgtctacctgagcctccaataacaaactccatattaacttaaacacttccagcctcctaacacacagtatgattgcagatcaatccctgttatCCGTTACCACCCAAATGAAGAGccaggttcctctcaaggttcgtcctcggcttgctcatcaaggaaAATCTTATCATCATTTTGagtcatacacattcacaatttatacaaacttaagtaattcttttgattgtgtaaagctgctttgcgacaagcAGCTGGTCAATTGTTAAttatcaattgttaaaagcgctatacataTAATGTTTCCACCGACAGAGAATGTAACACAGAGAATAAAGGGGAATATTATAGTACGCATATATtaaagcacacagacacaaacatttcatgaattaaaatgtataaaatttcaATATGACAAACATGAGGAAAGCTATTGAAAAACGATTTAATTTGTCCGAGAGCCTAAATAGTTTGTCTACTGGTTACAATTAAAATTCTATAGAAAAGCATATGTAACCATTTTTCAGACATCATGCTAACAAGCATATTGGGATCCATTTTGCCTTAGACAGGAAATAAGTTAAAACTTATTACACTTATAAACACAAGCAGTGATATCAAAAGGTTAAATGTGCTGATTGGACTCAAACACTCCTCAGTGTTGTTATAAGGCTGGCATAAAAACCCACTTTAGGCTTGTACAAAACTTTAACTGGATTACATAATGTGCATAGCAATCGACCAtttcaaaattaatttattcaaattgCAAAATTacttaaacacaaaacactTGAGAATAGCAACGTGTACATTAAAATAGCAACTAAGGTGTAACATACAATTCCAATGTGATAGCAGTAGTAGAATTACCTGGTGACCAGCAGGCTGGAATGATCAATTGTAGTTTCCTCTTTGAATAATGAATTTAGCCAGGGTTTCTTGTAGCCTGTGATACTCCTCCTGCACATTCTGTGAATAcatcattatattttaattatacttgtgataaatgtattacatatatacagtgccttgcaaaaataTTATCTCTTGAACTTGTCTACATTTTATCAtgttacaaacacaaacacagatctattttattggtattttatgtgatagaccaacacaaagtggcacataattgtgaaatgagagaattattattttttttttacaaataaaaatctgaaaaaaaatggTGTGCCCGTTTTACTCTGATGCCCCCAACTAAACCAGTGGAACCAACTGCCTCCGGAAGTCACCAAATTAGTAAATAGAgttcacctgtgtgtaatttaatctcaagGCTCAGGCTTAGGCTCAAGatacacaccagacaggtcagggataaagttgtggaagtttaaagcagggttaggttatGAAAAAAGCTAATTCAAGTGTTTGAATGGCcaagtccagacctaaatccaatcaAAAATTTGTGGCAAGAATTTTTACAGAAAATTGCTGTTTATAGACGACTTCCGTCCAATTTGACTGAGCTTAagctattttgcaaaaaaaagaacGGGCAAATCTTTTACTCTCTtaatgtgcaaagctggtagagacattgCTGATAAGGACTTGCAGCTATACTTGGAGCGAAATGTgattctacaaagtattgactatagcggggctgaatacaaatgcatgccacacCTTTCAGATTTTTGTAAAAACTATTTGCCATATTGGAAAATGTCAAGGGATagaaatacttttgcaaggcgcTGTATAGTACATTACTCATTCTTTATATTATGTCTTGTTAAAAGTGAAGAACTCCGTAAAAATGATGAGTAATAGTATTCTAGCACTCTAGAAATCACCCAAGGGCTTATACATTAACCATCAGGCACTTTAACTCTACCTGAACCCTTTGTTTCTTTCTATTCTAGGAAAACAACATGCCAGTTATTGCAGGGTCACGTCAACTGCCTgacctgttttcttttttttattgagataTATTATATACTTTTGGTGTATTTCTGCGGATTAACTATTCCAACGTTACTCctacacaaaatacataaagGCTGGCaaatctgtatttttattttattatttaatttctagGTACAGTTCTTTACCATTTAAATTCAGTGGTAAAGTAATTGACACACATGGTGTCATTAGCTTTATTAATAGAATTAAATTCAGCAATCTGTCAAAACGTTCTAACCTGTAGTTTCTTCACTTGTTCTTCCAGAGTCTCCAGTTTTCTGCTGACATCCTCTATTTGCTCCTGTGAAAGCACTAGAGGAGCAATTACCGCTTTGTGCTCACCTCCTTGAGCCTTTTCCTCCAGCTCTTCTAATAAAAGAAAGCATGACAACACTACTCATCACATCTACATTATGTATGTAAAATGTGGAACGGAATATGcttaataaaacaagagaccTACGgggtttaaatgtaatataagaTTAATACCTTGTGATTCATCGGTTTCCTGGTTCCCGGGCTCTGCTCCACTCTGTTCATTCTGGGACAGACTGGTACTTCTGATTAACAGTGTCTTCAAGGACGTGACTATATACCGAGAATATAATGTTACATTTCTAGAAAATCACCCTAATGACTTCAACTTGAGATCATCATACATATATGATGTGTCATGCTAAAACAATGGAAACATCACTGACCTTCATCCAAAGCCGAAGTGCCAGACCGCTCTGGAGGGGCATTACTGTAAGCGAGTGGGTCAAACCCATTGGAAGCTAAGAAGTCAATCAGTAAGGAGTGAGAGTGTCTGAACTTATCATCGCTAAGGCTGTCCTTGAATTGACCTATTAAATCGAAAGATGTATCACAATCACAACAGTGCAATAGCATAAATTTAATACACAGTACTCCTCTTTAAAACACTGGTCTAAGGCTCAGCTTTTTGTTGTGAGCGCTTGCGCTGAGACGATTGTGGAAAAACTTATGTCTCATGCACCAATCGgcatggctaaaaaaaaaaaaaaaaaaaactttattcctGCACAATGTCTTGCATCCGTAAAGTGATGTTCTTTTCCACTTAATCATGTGTTAAAAggaaattaacataaataaaggtcttttgattttgagctcCTCCTACAAACAAAATTTTACCCTTAGTGACAAATGAGCATGACTTCTTACCTGCAGAGTTTTTCAGTAGGTATGGTCCATTGTCAGTAGGGCTAAGAGGCGGGTTCAGTCTAAGAAAGAGAAATGAGTCAGTGTGgttgtgtatgcatgtataaGAGAGGGCGAGAGACAGAGATAGTAGGACAAAAAGAATTCTTCATCAGATCCTGGTTTTACTTATTTACTATGTTTAACTTGATCattatctatacatataataaaactgtaaagttggcgtttctgtacattgaagatattttgcaaaaaaataatttgaaggATGTGAGATAAGAAACAATAGTTTTTGGATGGGCTGTCAGTCTGTCTATGCAGGCATCTCGTAAAATCTACTACTAATTTTCACAAGTACATTTATCTCCCccctaaaaatttttttttaacttaaatcaaataaataaataaaatcaagctTGAATAAAATCATTCCTTTATCTCAAAATTCAAAAGATGCCgctgtaaatttttaaatacgTGCTTATAAGTGTGCAactgaaatctacttaataaacacgATCTCACACATTCATTCCGCGCACTTTACAGTAAGTTATgaatgtgcaattaaattccacgcaagctaaatatttattaattattggtTAAAATAAGTTTGAGAGTATTTAATGTTgagaaaaaaattctgttcTTTCTGAGATatttaactgaaataaagaaGATGTAAGTAAGAAAAATTTTAGTAAGGCCAAGTCAAAGCCAAtaatcatttacagtacataactgTAAACAACACCACAGGTAAGTGGTAGACTGTAGGATACATGAAACAGGAGGAAATTCTTATTACTGTGTTTAATTGCCAAAGAAGGCAATAACCTatttcaatataaaaatatattataggcttaaaaacacacaattaatTACATCTTTCAGATGaaacagacaataaaataaaaggcaaAATTATTAAAGTCAATAGACAATAAAACTGTAggttattatattacattttcagaCATACATTTAAAGAACACGTAAGACACTCACGAGGCACTATACGCCAGTGCGGAGCTGCTACTTGGCATGCTTCCATGCCTCACCCTGTCCAGTGTATAACCGCCACTCTTTTTCAACTCCTCTGATGATGACTTGATCAAATCTGTCCATCTACAAGACAAGGTTCAGACTCAATCAACAACTTACGGTACAGATCACTATTTAAATCACTGCTGATTCTTTTGATGGGTTATGCTCCTTTGTAAAccttacatttttctttcagCAACAGACTGTGCCACAAGTTCGTAGATCTGTGCTCCGCTCTCCCAAGTGAAGATAACATAGAAAGCTTTacgatctgaaaaaaaaaaggaatattgtGACTTTTTCTCACAAATCCACCTTCTAACCATATAAAACATGCACAGGGTCATACACACTTACCTGTGGCCACTTCTCGGAGGAAAGCCGACTCAAGCTTTATGATGGGGCTGAGCATTTGTTTGCCCTCCTGGACAGCAATGTTACTTTTGCTTTGGCATTTTAAAACCATTCTTTCATCTTGTTTCTGAAGAAGGACCAACAGGTCTCCCAGCAACACACCCTGTACATCTggacacatgcatacatacatacacgtCAACGTTATCAGGCCAAAAACCTTTTAAGAATGGCAATTAATTATGTGAAATTACTACACTGATAAGCGTGTTATAAATACTGTACCACTCAGACTTAAAGAGCAAAAGTTACCTAGAGCCTTTTCCTTAGTCACCCTCCATGTAAGTGGCCCCTCGTAAATCATAGATCTTGTTGTCATGTCCAAGGACTGAAAGAGAGACAAATCGCTTAAAACCTTTTCTAAAACATTTCTACTGTTACATGATGCTAACTGAGTACAGCGAGTCATGAGACGACCTCTTACCCTATACTCGGTGTAAAGCTCCAAGCTGGGCTTCAGCCCTGAAGTGTCCAACCTGCGCTGGTAGTCTTTCAAAGTCTTGtgaggaaagaaaagaagattaTAAATCATGAATAAGGATTATGGTGACATactggaataataaaaaaaaaaagtatgtaaaataTTCTGTGAGATTATGGCTTATTGCTTAGTGCAGGGGTCTAAAAGCTGAACTGAACTTAATCcaagacaattaaaaaaaaattagtttaacaaacaaataaaacatcacaACAATGAAATACGATCACTTTTATACCCAAAATGTATAttctcaatgcacacagactgaaCAGATGAACAGACTGTCATTCAATCAATTAAGtcaaacaaatactgtattccTAAATTGCTTCTTCTGGAACTTtgcagtaaacatttttaacatgctAAGGAAAAAATATGCACCATTGCACATATTTCAGTTATAAAGGTTATAGATCTGCTTTTATAGCTCAATTTTGCCACCTGGTGGAATAGCACAAATCtcttttttgaaagaaaaaaaaaaactgtggatAAAAAGTTTGACAGTACTTGGCTGGGCCCGTGGGTCGAATGATTGTTACCCATAGGTTGAGACAGAAAATTCCAGTTTTAAGAAAATTTCATTATAATGGCTATGACATTAAAAAGTCAGTAGCCAAGACCTaagacttaaaaataaattaattatcaattattttaaataataaattatttaaaaataaattaattatcatttaaacaTCAAACCCATTTCCCTGGAAGCTTAAAAGCGTTTTTGCAGtgttctgtaatgtactgtatgaaactGTTATAGTAGTATGCACTTTATGGAACAGTTGACTGTTCATTACTACATCAATTTAAGAGCTaggctggtttaaaaaaaagttccctACCAGAAGATTTTCCATGTATTTCACCTCCTCGTTTACATGGTTGAGAATCTTACGACAGCATTCAGCAGCCTGTTGGATATTTTCTTTCTCTACATTATCCTCTGTAAGGAGAAAATAGTGGCATACAAGTCATTCAATGGCAACCATTGTTACCCGCTGCTAAACTGGATAAAAACATGTTCATTGATGCCATGTAACACATCCAACTTTTACAGAGCTGTCAAGATCTGTTTTAGCTGGTATGCTAACGTCGGCCAAACAATGGTTTACAAGTGTCTTTGGTgagtttttctgtattttatttatttcaaatttggTTCTATCAGCCACATGTTGGTCTGTTAATATTCTGCTTATGTTACTTTGTGTAATCTAATTAGATAGTAGCTAATAAGTATTTCTAGtatgatttaaatgtattttatacatttaatgacTACTATATGTAATTTCATGACTTTAACattgtagcaggtgtttgaaatcagaagcgcacacagagagagacagaaaaagagagatcaACTAGTGTAAGCTAATACAAGTTCAGTACTTCTGATGCTTATTTAAGTAGAAATGTAAATGGagtacttctacttttacttgagtattaTTTGACCATAGGGTATCTACTTTTACTTACCCCCACCCCTGATATATACACTGTAACTCATTTActcatttaaagataaaaagtttatttctgATGCTGTGTGCAGCTATGTGATGACATCACTCTCTTAAAGAGGAAGGAGAGAGGCAAGAATTTTAGGATCCTAGGATTTAGGCTAACatcaagttgttgtttttttgatggTGATATTTCATATTATGAAAAACATGATCCTCATATACTCTGTGAAGAACGAACAGTTCACCAATTTGTGCAAAAACAGTCACACCACCATAACTAGTAACTAATAATTGTTAACAAATATCCTTCAGATatcctttatttaaaagaaccaTTGTTTTTACTATTTGCACTTAACAGTGCTGTTACTATTCTTAGACCACTTTACCATAGTTTACAAGTTTgtctaaaagtaaataaaaagaaaagtgatgaatatttaaaaaaaaaaatctaattcatctttttttttttttttaccattcacTGTACCAAAAACATATTGAACCATACTTTTGAAACCATGGAACATACCGACCCATAGTGACTTTTGCGTACTGTTACACCCcaataaaccatttaaaaaaaagaacaaacaaaacaccTGTGCTCTTGGCAATGTTTTCTAACAGCAGTGGGTACTTTGTTAATCTCTGCATCTCGATGGGGATGATGTCCTTCAGCTGTAATCTTCTGCACTGGGGCTTACTCTCAGCTTCCTAAAACATATACACAAAAGAATATTTGCATATTATAGGTGTTTTATGTAGACCACTTTAGCGggagtaaaatacatttacacctAAAAACTTTAGTCTAAAAAATCAGTCTTAAATCAACTTAAttcagtttaataaaagtaatttatcccccataaatgatttaaaaaattgtaacaaCAGGAGCAAAATGAGAAGCAGtagcagtaataataatttatattaataacataatactaataattattattatttacagagcAGACTAATTCTTCTAAATTCCATTTAGCAGCTTACAGAACCTCATATAATAATTCtgatattaaattaaactaaagtTTCTGCATTCACCAGTATTTACCATACTGGCTGGATATTACTGACTCTTGCACATGTccatgtgtttgcatgtgtgtgtataccagtATAAAGGCATTGAAGCGGGGGTCTTTCTTCTGCTTGTTCTTGATTTGAACCAGAGTCCATGACTGACGACTACAGAAACGAGCTGTGAGCTTCTGGAACCATTCACCCTCTGAACCATTAAACTGtgagagagtgtaagagcatTGTCTTATGCCAGCTTTTTATAACTCAAACCACTAAAATGTGTCTTTATTACAAATACACACTACTCAACAGAACATATAATCATACAATAATGAAGTGTCTAAATGACATATTATATATGATTGAAATGCCGGTACTCACTCTGTTGAGGAGCGGAGTGCTAATATTTTTAACCACATAGTCATCTTCTTGACGTAGCTTTTTCAAATTCTCATAGAAAGTATCTGAAAGCATAATTTccaatacatttaaaaagcacTGACATTTGTTTATACAAACATTAATACGTGGTTATCCAAAAGAGGACTCACAGTGCATGTCCATAATCTCATCCAAACTAGGGAAGATTGTGTCTAGCTCAGTAGAATCCATAATCGCATCTCTTGCCATTGGACGAGAAAACACTGTATGTAATACACTCAGCATGCGCACGTGGGCATGCTCCGTCGCAAACAATTCTGTACGGAAAATAGGACAGAAAATTAGAGACAGGGATTGACAGATTTTTAACCACTGGATTGCAAATACaaaacttacaaacaaattataatGGGATTTTAAATAGACTTCATTGCATAAATATCGGAATAACAATATGGACTTTGATCGCAAAAGGCTGCAGTTTATGACAGGTAATATATGTGAAGTATggaatttatgtagagtttgttaaaaatagttaatgttttttttttttccctgtgtgAAATTTTGAGTAATAGATAAGTATTGGCAAACACCCTCTTAATGAGAATTTGTACTGTTATTAGACTGAATATTAGTCTagacaaatacatttaaatacaaaatagtaCATTGGTATGTTGTAGGAGCAGATAGCATTGCTGCTTTACAGATCCAGGTTTTCTGCTAATGTTCTGTCGGTctaaaaaacatgcaggtaGAAAAACCGGCTAAAATAAACTACCCTAGGAGTAAATCAATacgagtgtgtgtgcacagctGGAGCCATGTGATGAATGCACAAAACTGGGATTCTAAAACTTATCTAAACTCCTCGTAAATTACTTGTCTAACCCTAAAACGTTATATGAAATTATATACTAGGCTTTCAAACGAGAGCAATTCCACACTAGCAGCAAGAGTAGTTTCTTTCCTCTTTTGTCCTTAACGACTTACATAATTATTCTGCATTAGACTGCAATAAAATCCAGATCAGCTGTTTAGAAGGCAGGAATGCTAATCACTGAACCACATGTTACTGACATACCGGATATGTAAACTCAAACTGTGGTGTGGTTGAAATAAGGAACTGCTTCACACTGTTTAATCTTTCAGGTCAGTTTTAGAAAAACACTATGGTACCATTTGCTATGGTTAAATAGGCAAACATCCACCAAATATTtcaatagagagaaaaaaaggacgtaagaagtaaaaaaaaaaatcaacaggcaaaaaaaaaaaggtatagtGCATCGATAACCTTTTGTATACAAGCATTATCAGAGGTGTTGCCCCAAGTACAGAGTTTTCACCTTTCTTTAAATTACTTCAGTGGGTTTGACAGTGGATACTTTTACTAAACTGCATCCTTCAACCAAGATGTGTACTTCGCAATTGTGTTACATTGTGCAACCATAAAGTGCTATGTAGTACTAGTACTCAAAGCAGTAATATCGCCACCTGCAGACTATTATTTGCAAGTGCGTAATTTGCCTTTCTAATATGAAGCAGAGATGACTGCAGATATTGACCAAACAACACTGTTACAGCTAGAAAAGAATGGGGAGATTTATGTACTTTAACTATGACTTTAGGGCTAATACAGTGCACTACTTTTGATACTGGAGTACATCTGTACATTACTCAGGTTGAAATTTAAATAGAGGATGTCTACTGTTAATTAGGAAATAATCATTTTGACTTgactcaagtacaggatttgtgtactttgcccaccaCTGAGCGCTACATGAGCTCTCACAAACATAACAGAGTTGGAGTAGTGTCGATATGTCAAAAGAGTTAGAAgcaaaaacagcagcaacaaacGTGAGGGATAAATgttaaagataataataaatagtgaaCCCTGCACTAATACAACCTAGGAACAATATTGTAGCATGCAATTACACTTATCAAAatgagacatactgtatgcaaactAAACTCTAATCTCAGTGAGGTCTTTCCTGGTTACATataggttaaaataaaatacaaatggtAAATATTGTCAATTTGTTTACCTTGACAGAAATGAGGATAAAgatttaaaacatcttttaagCAGGAAAACTGTGTGAAGATGAGAGCCAAGAGATAAAGCTGGGGGAAGGTGGGAGGGCTTCCAAATTGTTAGGTAATACTGATGTGTTCAAAACACCAAGTATTTCTTAGTATTTGTGTGTGGTTAATtgtaaaatacttaaaatatttaaatgtgccAAGGCTGGCATGTGTAAAACAGGCTTCTGATTCTCCTCAACACAGGATAAAGTAATTAGTCAATTATCTCTAAAA is a genomic window containing:
- the arhgef1b gene encoding rho guanine nucleotide exchange factor 1b isoform X3, whose translation is MDCEDAHNGRGLSGAHGARSIIGAEDEEFENDLDQTVDDQCSHFNSIELLKSKPTHLAVFLHHVILQFDCAPLLCYLHADLFRNLSAKETKKHFVDFYNNFLDKGAILRVAVPSNIANELDRTRPDLISEELQKRFAQEIQNMQTLEVLRQLEDFRQKRMMGMTPNEQELIEVESHYPTDRVPREMKEKAVAERLLEKLTETNPAIVPDEDKCSAIFTAVAVYMKHLGVKNRPPDSKKGKGFFRRKPKEEKFQRKEEKSKVLSILRIGGSNEVRMRVDNEGDKERNNERRNTASTMGHRGSNADGGVVPILGRKSLVPGPGTPQGTETSEVPDRNIIITPSPENTQPETGQPSSRSDHQSVSDSGEISSASPSHSISVWEPSSVIDIPVDEPIEKDSMDTPLVPPDGSLTASPAGPLAQQEEVEPRLLELEQDPPNWRELAPSEVLSKLTKKETKRQEVINELFATEHAHVRMLSVLHTVFSRPMARDAIMDSTELDTIFPSLDEIMDMHYTFYENLKKLRQEDDYVVKNISTPLLNRFNGSEGEWFQKLTARFCSRQSWTLVQIKNKQKKDPRFNAFILEAESKPQCRRLQLKDIIPIEMQRLTKYPLLLENIAKSTEDNVEKENIQQAAECCRKILNHVNEEVKYMENLLTLKDYQRRLDTSGLKPSLELYTEYRSLDMTTRSMIYEGPLTWRVTKEKALDVQGVLLGDLLVLLQKQDERMVLKCQSKSNIAVQEGKQMLSPIIKLESAFLREVATDRKAFYVIFTWESGAQIYELVAQSVAERKIWTDLIKSSSEELKKSGGYTLDRVRHGSMPSSSSALAYSASLNPPLSPTDNGPYLLKNSAGQFKDSLSDDKFRHSHSLLIDFLASNGFDPLAYSNAPPERSGTSALDEVTSLKTLLIRSTSLSQNEQSGAEPGNQETDESQEELEEKAQGGEHKAVIAPLVLSQEQIEDVSRKLETLEEQVKKLQNVQEEYHRLQETLAKFIIQRGNYN
- the arhgef1b gene encoding rho guanine nucleotide exchange factor 1b isoform X2; this encodes MDCEDAHNGRGLSGAHGARSIIGAEDEEFENDLDQTVDDQCSHFNSIELLKSKPTHLAVFLHHVILQFDCAPLLCYLHADLFRNLSAKETKKHFVDFYNNFLDKGAILRVAVPSNIANELDRTRPDLISEELQKRFAQEIQNMQTLEVLRQLEDFRQKRMMGMTPNEQELIEVESHYPTDRVPREMKEKAVAERLLEKLTETNPAIVPDEDKCSAIFTAVAVYMKHLGVKNRPPDSKKGKGFFRRKPKEEKFQRKEEKSKVLSILRIGGSSDKERNNERRNTASTMGHRGSNADGGVVPILGRKSLVPGPGTPQGTETSEVPDRNIIITPSPENTQPETGQPSSRSDHQSVSDSGEISSASPSHSISVWEPSSVIDIPVDEPIEKDRRKTRSVRRSESLCVERCTRRGGSTRAKQSRSRSDVDLQATSISTSTSQPPSPFSQHPKFMDTPLVPPDGSLTASPAGPLAQQEEVEPRLLELEQDPPNWRELAPSEVLSKLTKKETKRQEVINELFATEHAHVRMLSVLHTVFSRPMARDAIMDSTELDTIFPSLDEIMDMHYTFYENLKKLRQEDDYVVKNISTPLLNRFNGSEGEWFQKLTARFCSRQSWTLVQIKNKQKKDPRFNAFILEAESKPQCRRLQLKDIIPIEMQRLTKYPLLLENIAKSTEDNVEKENIQQAAECCRKILNHVNEEVKYMENLLTLKDYQRRLDTSGLKPSLELYTEYRSLDMTTRSMIYEGPLTWRVTKEKALDVQGVLLGDLLVLLQKQDERMVLKCQSKSNIAVQEGKQMLSPIIKLESAFLREVATDRKAFYVIFTWESGAQIYELVAQSVAERKIWTDLIKSSSEELKKSGGYTLDRVRHGSMPSSSSALAYSASLNPPLSPTDNGPYLLKNSAGQFKDSLSDDKFRHSHSLLIDFLASNGFDPLAYSNAPPERSGTSALDEVTSLKTLLIRSTSLSQNEQSGAEPGNQETDESQEELEEKAQGGEHKAVIAPLVLSQEQIEDVSRKLETLEEQVKKLQNVQEEYHRLQETLAKFIIQRGNYN
- the arhgef1b gene encoding rho guanine nucleotide exchange factor 1b isoform X1; this encodes MDCEDAHNGRGLSGAHGARSIIGAEDEEFENDLDQTVDDQCSHFNSIELLKSKPTHLAVFLHHVILQFDCAPLLCYLHADLFRNLSAKETKKHFVDFYNNFLDKGAILRVAVPSNIANELDRTRPDLISEELQKRFAQEIQNMQTLEVLRQLEDFRQKRMMGMTPNEQELIEVESHYPTDRVPREMKEKAVAERLLEKLTETNPAIVPDEDKCSAIFTAVAVYMKHLGVKNRPPDSKKGKGFFRRKPKEEKFQRKEEKSKVLSILRIGGSNEVRMRVDNEGDKERNNERRNTASTMGHRGSNADGGVVPILGRKSLVPGPGTPQGTETSEVPDRNIIITPSPENTQPETGQPSSRSDHQSVSDSGEISSASPSHSISVWEPSSVIDIPVDEPIEKDRRKTRSVRRSESLCVERCTRRGGSTRAKQSRSRSDVDLQATSISTSTSQPPSPFSQHPKFMDTPLVPPDGSLTASPAGPLAQQEEVEPRLLELEQDPPNWRELAPSEVLSKLTKKETKRQEVINELFATEHAHVRMLSVLHTVFSRPMARDAIMDSTELDTIFPSLDEIMDMHYTFYENLKKLRQEDDYVVKNISTPLLNRFNGSEGEWFQKLTARFCSRQSWTLVQIKNKQKKDPRFNAFILEAESKPQCRRLQLKDIIPIEMQRLTKYPLLLENIAKSTEDNVEKENIQQAAECCRKILNHVNEEVKYMENLLTLKDYQRRLDTSGLKPSLELYTEYRSLDMTTRSMIYEGPLTWRVTKEKALDVQGVLLGDLLVLLQKQDERMVLKCQSKSNIAVQEGKQMLSPIIKLESAFLREVATDRKAFYVIFTWESGAQIYELVAQSVAERKIWTDLIKSSSEELKKSGGYTLDRVRHGSMPSSSSALAYSASLNPPLSPTDNGPYLLKNSAGQFKDSLSDDKFRHSHSLLIDFLASNGFDPLAYSNAPPERSGTSALDEVTSLKTLLIRSTSLSQNEQSGAEPGNQETDESQEELEEKAQGGEHKAVIAPLVLSQEQIEDVSRKLETLEEQVKKLQNVQEEYHRLQETLAKFIIQRGNYN